One genomic window of Entelurus aequoreus isolate RoL-2023_Sb linkage group LG07, RoL_Eaeq_v1.1, whole genome shotgun sequence includes the following:
- the LOC133653589 gene encoding rho GTPase-activating protein 4-like, with product MASHVRLRKDKVGVVDYDTQIKEVRCQLVDQLKVLDLQLEQKSQQLQDLADYLRRRGEIESEYSRSLEKLAERFTNRIKRKEPGTHSVAQVWLALLSHTRQESKDHNGLSESCSSFLVQPLTHCLEYTQRLAKKSKEVCTQLQDGLLKVTTELQTAWRTYYQYHADYVCAEGKLKDAEKQEEKQKQNAKKLERLIEKRQGKVQDIYLKCSKARNDYLLNIAAANTSMNKYYLQDLSTLIDCTDVGYHLSLGRVMQAYLSSRRQFQQNLSSGLQKLQGSVSGLDQGQDRDTLLQDHHNTFCMPLRFTYQPHDGDQVSEISAENEMRCELETRFKQIQTRLRAVTEETQEVNKSMSAAQSSLLETIGDVDLEQSSSTSQEENTESQSVRPNVARRRANQQEIENLYFTRVKEFLVGSSLVSKLQAKHDLLKVAVEKEEVSNSHQPRHNGKSTRVRKIPSGGNLLHNQKLFNGDMLSFTQASGQQIPAVVESCIRFININGLHHEGIFRVSGSQTEVNNLRDAFERGEDPLAEHKYDLDSVAGVLKLYFRNLKNPLFPIDSISQLLEYAQTKNETERADKLKTVISSYPEPVIIVMRYLFAFLHHVSQYSDENMMQPYNLAVCFGPSLVQGANDEDVVTLQPQINALVKSFIVQHESIFPSQSEVKGPVYEKCMTQEQDDCDTIAEEGEGEAELSHEAEAGQLVNRSNSATGPKRTEGSKSSKGGLGEHRRSASGPAAGVSIPSGAKIVLHIPTGPQGRPRRIHSPGYARREQLHSSPEDAVQVDKEVCRQMNSVFKELVSKHTLQETSTSSSSTDTASSPSGQAAQKKCGREGH from the exons ATGGCTTCCCATGTGAGGCTCAGGAAGGACAAGGTTGGCGTGGTGGACTACGACACTCAAATTAAAG AGGTGCGGTGTCAGCTTGTCGACCAACTGAAAGTGCTGGACTTGCAGCTGGAGCAGAAGAGCCAGCAGCTGCAAGATCTAGCAGACTACCTGCGGCGGCGGGGCGAGATTGAAAGCGAGTATTCCCGGTCTTTAGAAAAACTGGCTGAAAGGTTCACCAACAGGATTAAGAG GAAGGAGCCCGGCACTCACTCTGTGGCTCAGGTCTGGTTGGCTTTACTGTCCCACACTCGCCAAGAGAGTAAGGACCACAACGGGCTCAGTGAGAGCTGCAGCAGCTTTCTCGTCCAACCCCTCACACACTGCCTGGAGTACACCCAGCGACTTGCCAAGAAG AGCAAAGAGGTCTGCACTCAGCTTCAAGACGGACTGCTCAAGGTTACCACAGAGCTTCAGACC GCATGGCGGACATACTACCAGTACCACGCTGACTACGTGTGTGCAGAGGGGAAGTTGAAGGACGCTGAGAAACAGGAGGAAAAGCAGAAGCAGAACGCCAAAAAACTGGAAAGGCTCATTGAGAAG AGGCAAGGAAAAGTCCAGGATATTTACCTGAAGTGCAGCAAGGCTAGgaatgattacctgctaaacatTGCTGCAGCCAACACTTCCATGAACAAGTACTACCTCCAAGACCTCTCTACTCTCATTGAT TGTACAGATGTCGGCTACCACCTGTCTCTGGGCAGAGTAATGCAAGCCTATCTGTCCAGTCGGCGCCAGTTCCAGCAGAACCTGAGCTCAGGCCTGCAGAAGCTGCAGGGCTCGGTGTCAGGATTGGACCAGGGTCAGGACAGAGACACTCTGCTGCAGGATCACCACAACACCTTTTGTATGCCCCTTCGCTTCACCTACCAGCCGCACGATGGCGACCAG GTTTCTGAGATTAGCGCAGAGAATGAGATGAGGTGTGAGCTGGAGACCAGGTTCAAACAGATCCAAACCAGGCTGAGAGCCGTCACAGAGGAAACCCAGGAG GTTAATAAGAGCATGTCAGCAGCCCAGTCCTCCCTGCTGGAGACAATCGGTGACGTAGATTTGGAGCAGAGCAGCAGCACATCGCAGGAGGAGAACACTGAGAGCCAGTCAGTTCGTCCCAATGTGGCCCGCCGCAGGGCCaaccagcaggaaatagaaaatctCTACTTTACT AGAGTAAAAGAGTTCCTTGTTGGAAGCTCTTTGGTATCCAAGCTGCAAGCCAAACATGACCTGCTTAAAGTGGCTGTGGAGAAAG AGGAAGTCTCAAATAGTCATCAACCGAG ACACAACGGGAAGTCCACGCGTGTTCGTAAAATTCCCTCCGGTGGGAATTTGTTACACAACCAAAAACTTTTCAACGGTGACATGTTGTCTTTCACACAG GCATCAGGTCAGCAGATTCCAGCTGTTGTGGAAAGTTGCATTCGTTTCATCAACATTAATG GTCTTCACCATGAAGGCATATTTAGGGTGTCAGGCTCTCAGACGGAGGTCAACAACTTGAGGGATGCATTTGAgcgag GAGAGGACCCTCTGGCTGAGCACAAATACGACTTGGACTCTGTTGCTGGAGTGCTCAAGCTGTATTTTAGGAATTTGAAGAACCCTCTTTTCCCAATAGACAGCATCAGTCAGCTACTGGAGTACGCAC AGACAAAAAACGAGACGGAGAGAGCCGACAAACTAAAAACGGTCATCTCTTCCTATCCTGAGCCGGTCATCATTGTCATGAGATACCTCTTTGCTTTTCTTCACCA CGTGTCTCAATACAGCGATGAGAACATGATGCAGCCGTACAACCTCGCCGTCTGTTTTGGCCCCAGTCTGGTCCAAGGGGCCAACGACGAGGACGTGGTCACCCTGCAACCTCAGATCAACGCCCTGGTAAAGAGCTTTATCGTTCAACACGAGAGCATCTTCCCTAGTCAGAGCGAGGTCAAAGGTCCCGTGTATGAGAAGTGCATGACGCAGGAGCAAGATGACTG TGATACCATAGCTGAGGAAGGGGAAGGGGAGGCAGAGTTGTCTCATG AAGCGGAAGCGGGACAGTTGGTAAATCGCAGCAACTCGGCCACAGGACCGAAAAGGACAGAGGGTTCCAAATCCAGTAAGGGCGGCCTTGGCGAACACCGCAGGTCAGCATCAGGACCAGCAGCAGGGGTTAGCATCCCTTCAGGTGCAAAGATAGTCCTCCACATACCCACTGGGCCTCAGGGGCGTCCGAGAAGGATCCACTCTCCTGGATATGCACGCAGAGA acagTTGCACTCCTCCCCAGAAGATGCAGTTCAAGTAGACAAG GAGGTCTGTCGCCAGATGAACTCAGTCTTCAAAGAGCTTGTCTCCAAGCACACGCTGCAAGAGACTtctacctcctcctcctccacagaCACCGCCTCCTCTCCCTCTGGCCAGGCGGCTCAGAAGAAATGCGGTCGTGAAGGACACTAG